In Streptococcus sp. SN-1, a single genomic region encodes these proteins:
- the pheT gene encoding phenylalanine--tRNA ligase subunit beta has product MLVSYKWLKELVDIAVPSQELAEKMSTTGIEVEGVESPAAGLSKIVVGEVLSCEDVPETHLHVCQVNVGEEEARQIVCGAPNVRAGIKVMVAIPGARIADNYKIKKGKIRGLESLGMICSLGELGISDSVVPKEFADGIQILPENAVPGDEVFSYLDLDDEIIELSITPNRADALSMRGVAHEVAAIYDKAVNFKEFTLSETDQAAADALSVGIETDKAPYYAARILDNVTIAPSPQWLQNLLMNEGIRPINNVVDVTNYILLYFGQPMHAFDLDTFEGTDIRVREARAGEKLVTLDGEERDLDVNDLVITVADKPVALAGVMGGQATEISEKSSRVVLEAAVFNGKSIRKTSGRLNLRSESSSRFEKGINVATVNEALDAAASMIAELAGATVRKGIVSAGELDTSDVEVSSTLADVNRVLGTDLSYADVEDVFRRLGFGLSGNADGFTVSVPRRRWDITIEADLFEEIARIYGYDRLPTSLPKDDGTAGELTATQKLRRQVRTIAEGAGLTEIITYALTTPEKAVEFTAQPSNLTELMWPMTVDRSVLRQNMISGILDTVAYNVARKNKNLALYEIGKVFEQTGNPKEELPNEINSFAFALTGLVAEKDFQTAAVPVDFFYAKGILEALFARLGLQVTYTATSEIASLHPGRTAMISLGDQVLGFLGQVHPVTAKAYDIPETYVAELNLSAIETALQPATPFVEITKFPAVSRDVALLLKAEVTHQEVVDAIQAAGVKRLTDIKLFDVFSGEKLGLGMKSMAYSLTFQNPEDSLTDEEVARYMEKIQASLEEKVNAEVR; this is encoded by the coding sequence ATGCTTGTATCTTATAAATGGTTAAAAGAATTGGTGGACATTGCTGTGCCATCACAAGAGTTGGCTGAAAAAATGTCAACTACAGGGATCGAGGTAGAAGGTGTCGAATCACCTGCTGCTGGTCTCTCAAAAATTGTCGTCGGTGAGGTCTTGTCTTGCGAAGATGTGCCAGAAACTCACCTTCATGTTTGTCAGGTTAACGTTGGCGAAGAAGAAGCCCGTCAAATCGTTTGTGGTGCCCCAAATGTGCGTGCTGGTATCAAGGTTATGGTGGCTATTCCAGGAGCTCGCATCGCTGACAATTACAAGATCAAAAAAGGAAAAATCCGTGGTTTAGAGTCACTTGGAATGATCTGTTCGCTTGGTGAATTGGGAATTTCTGACTCAGTTGTGCCTAAGGAATTCGCAGATGGCATCCAAATCTTGCCAGAAAATGCCGTTCCTGGGGATGAAGTCTTCTCATATCTAGACTTGGATGATGAAATCATCGAACTTTCAATTACACCTAACCGTGCGGACGCTCTTTCTATGCGTGGGGTGGCTCACGAAGTGGCAGCCATCTATGATAAGGCAGTCAACTTTAAAGAATTTACTCTTTCAGAAACTGACCAAGCTGCAGCAGATGCTCTTTCTGTGGGCATTGAGACAGACAAGGCGCCTTACTATGCCGCTCGTATCTTGGACAATGTGACTATCGCACCAAGTCCACAATGGTTGCAAAACCTTCTCATGAACGAAGGAATCCGTCCAATCAACAACGTAGTGGACGTGACAAACTACATCCTGCTCTACTTTGGTCAACCAATGCACGCCTTTGACTTGGATACCTTTGAAGGGACTGACATCCGTGTGCGTGAAGCGCGTGCTGGTGAAAAATTGGTGACCTTGGATGGCGAAGAACGTGACTTGGACGTGAATGACTTAGTTATCACTGTCGCAGACAAGCCAGTAGCCCTTGCAGGTGTCATGGGCGGTCAAGCAACAGAAATCTCTGAGAAATCTAGTCGTGTCGTCCTTGAAGCTGCAGTCTTCAACGGAAAATCAATCCGCAAGACTAGCGGACGTCTCAATCTTCGTTCTGAGTCATCTTCTCGCTTTGAAAAAGGTATCAATGTGGCAACTGTTAACGAAGCCCTTGATGCGGCAGCTAGCATGATTGCAGAACTTGCAGGTGCGACGGTGCGTAAAGGTATCGTTTCAGCGGGTGAACTTGATACCTCTGATGTGGAAGTTTCTTCAACTCTTGCTGATGTTAACCGTGTCCTCGGAACTGATCTTTCTTATGCTGATGTAGAAGACGTCTTCCGTCGTCTTGGCTTTGGCCTTTCTGGAAATGCAGACGGCTTTACAGTCAGCGTACCACGTCGTCGTTGGGATATCACAATCGAGGCAGACCTCTTTGAAGAAATCGCTCGTATCTATGGTTATGACCGCTTGCCAACCAGCCTTCCAAAAGATGATGGTACAGCTGGTGAATTGACAGCCACACAAAAACTCCGCCGTCAAGTTCGTACGATTGCTGAAGGAGCAGGTTTGACAGAAATCATCACCTATGCTCTAACAACTCCTGAAAAAGCAGTTGAGTTTACGGCTCAACCAAGTAACCTTACTGAACTTATGTGGCCAATGACAGTGGACCGTTCAGTCCTCCGTCAAAATATGATTTCAGGTATCCTAGATACAGTTGCTTACAACGTGGCTCGTAAGAACAAAAACTTGGCCCTTTACGAGATTGGAAAAGTCTTTGAACAAACAGGTAATCCAAAAGAAGAACTTCCAAATGAGATCAACAGCTTTGCCTTTGCCTTGACAGGCTTGGTTGCTGAAAAAGATTTCCAAACAGCAGCAGTTCCAGTTGATTTCTTCTATGCTAAAGGAATCCTTGAAGCCCTCTTTGCTCGTTTGGGACTCCAAGTAACTTATACAGCAACATCTGAAATTGCTAGCCTTCATCCAGGTCGTACAGCTATGATTTCACTCGGTGACCAAGTTCTTGGTTTCCTTGGTCAAGTACACCCAGTCACTGCTAAGGCTTACGATATTCCAGAAACGTATGTAGCTGAGCTCAACCTTTCAGCCATCGAAACTGCGCTTCAACCAGCTACTCCATTTGTAGAAATTACTAAATTCCCAGCAGTCAGCCGTGACGTTGCCCTTCTCCTCAAGGCAGAAGTGACTCATCAAGAAGTTGTAGATGCTATTCAAGCTGCCGGCGTGAAACGTTTGACAGATATCAAACTCTTTGACGTCTTCTCAGGCGAAAAATTGGGACTTGGTATGAAGTCGATGGCTTATAGCTTGACCTTCCAAAATCCAGAAGATAGCTTGACGGACGAAGAAGTAGCACGCTACATGGAAAAAATCCAAGCATCGCTTGAAGAAAAAGTCAATGCAGAAGTGCGTTAA
- a CDS encoding GNAT family N-acetyltransferase, translating into MIKKVELADVGVLAKIAKQTFRETFAHDNTEEQLQEYFEEAYSLRVLSTELEKPESETYFIMHEEEIAGFLKVNWGSAQTERELEDAFEIQRLYVLQKFQGFGLGKQLFEFALELATKNSFSWAWLGVWEHNTKAQAFYNRYGFEKFSQHHFMVGQKVDTDWLLRKKLR; encoded by the coding sequence ATGATTAAAAAAGTAGAACTGGCAGATGTTGGGGTGTTGGCCAAAATTGCCAAACAAACCTTTCGTGAAACATTTGCTCATGATAATACAGAAGAGCAGTTACAGGAATACTTTGAAGAGGCTTATAGTCTGAGAGTTTTGTCAACTGAGTTGGAAAAGCCAGAATCCGAAACCTATTTCATTATGCATGAAGAGGAGATAGCTGGTTTTCTCAAAGTCAACTGGGGAAGTGCTCAGACTGAGAGAGAATTAGAGGATGCTTTTGAAATTCAACGCCTCTATGTGCTACAAAAATTCCAAGGATTTGGACTAGGTAAGCAACTGTTTGAATTCGCTCTTGAACTTGCTACCAAAAATAGTTTTTCTTGGGCTTGGCTAGGTGTTTGGGAGCATAATACAAAAGCTCAAGCGTTTTATAATCGATATGGTTTTGAAAAATTTAGCCAACATCATTTTATGGTTGGTCAAAAAGTAGATACAGATTGGTTACTGAGAAAGAAATTAAGGTAA